Proteins co-encoded in one Campylobacter jejuni genomic window:
- a CDS encoding DUF4492 domain-containing protein, with product MYLKHLYFSISQIFNFYKEGFKNLTLGKTLWKIIFIKLFVMFVILKLFVFDVNFNSIFKSDKEKSTFVLKNLTLEGK from the coding sequence ATGTATCTTAAACACTTATATTTTAGCATCTCTCAAATTTTTAATTTTTACAAAGAAGGTTTTAAAAATTTAACTCTTGGAAAGACCCTTTGGAAAATTATCTTTATCAAACTTTTTGTTATGTTTGTGATTTTAAAACTTTTTGTTTTTGATGTAAATTTTAATTCTATTTTTAAAAGCGACAAAGAAAAAAGCACTTTTGTACTCAAAAATCTTACACTCGAAGGAAAATAA
- the lctP gene encoding L-lactate permease: MEQILTWQQIYDPFSNIWLSALVAFLPILCFLVCLVVLKLKGYQAGFLTVILATLVALFAYKMPWNLVGASFIQGFTNGMWPIAWIIIAAIFLYKLSIKSGSFEIIKKSVMSITPDHRIQVILIGFCFGSFLEGAIGFGGPVAITAALLVGLGLRPLQAAGLCLIANTAPVAFGAVGIPIIAMANLVGIEQHSVSAMVGRMLVPLSLTIPFFIVFLMDGFKGVKETFPAILVAALSFTTTQFLSSNHLGAELPDIISAVVSLAVTTIFLKFWKPKNIFRFDNESNFTQDNTLSFNQILKAWSPFILLIVCIIIWTQPWFKALFDKDGILSYTSITLQFSNITAGILSPSITGIGEAKPLSLALSVDLINGKTVAQAGTAILLAAFLTIAILKIKAEDAAECFWVTLKEMAIPCITIGLVVAFAFISKNSGMSTTLGLAFAHTGNAFSFFSPIIGWIGVFLTGSDTSANLLFGTLQQVSAQKLGISEALFLAANSVGGVVGKMISPQSIAIACAAVGLVGKESDLFKFTLKYSVAFIVLIGIWTCIIAFFLQGIIPEVIVK, encoded by the coding sequence TTGGAACAAATTTTAACATGGCAACAAATTTATGACCCTTTTTCAAACATTTGGCTAAGTGCTTTAGTGGCATTTTTACCTATACTATGTTTTTTAGTTTGTTTGGTTGTTTTAAAACTTAAAGGCTATCAAGCAGGTTTTTTAACTGTTATACTTGCTACTTTGGTAGCTTTATTTGCCTATAAAATGCCTTGGAATTTAGTGGGTGCAAGTTTTATTCAAGGCTTTACAAATGGTATGTGGCCTATAGCTTGGATTATCATCGCGGCAATCTTTCTTTACAAACTTTCTATCAAGTCAGGTTCTTTTGAAATCATTAAAAAAAGCGTGATGAGCATTACTCCAGATCATAGAATTCAAGTGATTTTAATAGGTTTTTGTTTTGGTTCATTTTTAGAGGGTGCTATAGGTTTTGGTGGCCCTGTGGCTATAACCGCTGCACTTTTAGTAGGACTTGGCTTGCGTCCTTTACAAGCTGCAGGGCTTTGTCTTATCGCAAATACCGCTCCTGTTGCTTTTGGTGCGGTGGGAATTCCTATTATTGCTATGGCAAATCTTGTCGGCATAGAACAGCATTCAGTTTCTGCCATGGTAGGTAGAATGCTAGTTCCTTTAAGCCTTACTATACCTTTTTTCATAGTTTTTTTAATGGATGGATTTAAAGGCGTTAAAGAAACTTTTCCAGCTATTTTAGTTGCGGCGCTAAGTTTTACAACTACTCAATTTTTAAGCTCAAATCACTTAGGAGCGGAATTGCCTGATATTATTTCAGCTGTAGTTTCTTTAGCGGTTACAACTATATTTTTAAAATTTTGGAAACCAAAAAATATTTTTAGATTTGACAATGAAAGCAATTTCACTCAAGATAACACCTTAAGTTTTAATCAAATTTTAAAAGCTTGGTCACCTTTTATTTTACTCATTGTTTGTATTATCATTTGGACACAACCTTGGTTTAAAGCTCTCTTTGATAAGGACGGAATTTTAAGCTATACAAGTATTACTTTACAATTTAGCAATATCACAGCTGGAATTTTAAGCCCTTCTATCACAGGCATAGGAGAAGCTAAGCCTTTATCTTTGGCCTTGAGTGTAGATTTAATCAATGGAAAAACCGTAGCTCAAGCAGGAACAGCGATTTTACTTGCCGCTTTTCTAACTATAGCTATTTTAAAAATCAAAGCCGAAGATGCTGCAGAATGCTTTTGGGTTACCTTAAAAGAAATGGCTATACCTTGTATTACCATAGGTTTGGTTGTGGCTTTTGCTTTTATTTCTAAAAATAGCGGTATGAGCACTACCTTAGGGCTTGCTTTTGCACACACAGGTAATGCTTTTTCTTTCTTTTCACCAATCATTGGTTGGATAGGGGTATTTTTAACAGGCTCTGATACAAGTGCTAATTTACTTTTTGGAACCTTGCAACAAGTAAGCGCTCAAAAACTAGGTATTAGTGAAGCTTTATTTTTAGCGGCTAATTCAGTAGGCGGAGTCGTTGGAAAGATGATCAGTCCGCAAAGCATTGCTATAGCTTGCGCGGCGGTTGGACTTGTAGGAAAAGAATCTGATCTTTTCAAATTCACATTAAAATATTCTGTAGCTTTTATTGTTTTAATAGGAATTTGGACTTGCATTATAGCTTTTTTCTTACAAGGAATCATCCCTGAAGTTATAGTGAAATAA
- a CDS encoding LutB/LldF family L-lactate oxidation iron-sulfur protein, with protein sequence MSQKIPHEQIVQIKLNDKQMQENLMTAMHTLQKNRLNVIDARFKDWQGLRTKAKQAKNNALMSLEERLLEFEKNATKNGIKVHWASSDEDACEIVYEIMKEKNITKLLKGKSMASEEIGLNHYLEKKGLKAIETDLGELILQLNKEPPLHIVVPAIHRNRHEIGEIFKEKLGANLENNEPESLNAVAREHLRKDFEGLKLGLSGVNFAMSREGAFWLIENEGNGRMCTTAPDIHIALCGIEKVMESFEDAATMVSLLTPSATGQFIPTYNNIITGPRKNGDLDGPKEVHVILFDHNRSKMLAHEDYYEALRCIRCGACMNFCPVYDQIGGHAYQTTYPGPIGEVISPNIFGIDHTGDILNFCSLCGRCSEVCPVQIPLADLIRKLRCDKIGQGKNPPLGANNVHHNALEAFAFKQFKNIATNGDKWRFSLSKAHYFNWTVQNFASILPVIKKWHAFKELPQIKMDLYKEVQKLEGVSYE encoded by the coding sequence ATGAGTCAAAAAATTCCTCACGAACAAATCGTTCAAATTAAACTCAATGACAAGCAAATGCAAGAAAATTTAATGACTGCCATGCATACTTTACAAAAAAATAGACTCAATGTTATTGATGCTAGATTTAAAGACTGGCAGGGTTTAAGAACTAAAGCTAAACAAGCTAAGAATAATGCCTTAATGAGTTTAGAAGAAAGGCTTTTAGAATTTGAAAAAAATGCTACAAAAAATGGCATTAAGGTGCATTGGGCAAGTAGTGATGAAGATGCCTGTGAAATCGTCTATGAAATCATGAAAGAAAAAAATATCACCAAGCTTTTAAAAGGCAAGTCTATGGCAAGCGAAGAAATAGGCCTAAATCACTACCTAGAAAAAAAAGGTTTAAAAGCTATAGAAACCGATCTTGGAGAGCTTATTTTACAACTTAACAAAGAGCCTCCTTTACATATAGTTGTACCTGCTATACATAGAAACCGTCATGAAATCGGAGAAATTTTCAAAGAAAAATTAGGAGCAAATTTAGAAAACAATGAACCTGAAAGTTTAAATGCGGTAGCTAGAGAGCATTTAAGAAAAGATTTTGAAGGCTTAAAACTTGGACTTAGCGGAGTCAATTTTGCCATGTCAAGAGAAGGAGCTTTTTGGCTTATAGAAAATGAAGGAAATGGCAGAATGTGCACTACAGCACCTGACATTCATATCGCACTTTGCGGCATAGAAAAAGTCATGGAAAGCTTTGAAGATGCGGCTACTATGGTTTCTTTACTCACTCCTTCAGCTACAGGACAATTTATCCCAACTTATAACAATATCATCACAGGTCCTAGAAAAAATGGAGATTTAGATGGCCCTAAAGAAGTACATGTGATTTTATTTGATCACAATCGCTCTAAAATGTTAGCTCATGAGGATTATTATGAGGCTTTGCGTTGTATTCGATGTGGAGCTTGTATGAATTTTTGCCCTGTTTACGATCAAATCGGCGGACATGCCTATCAAACCACTTATCCAGGACCTATAGGAGAAGTAATCAGTCCTAATATTTTTGGTATAGATCATACAGGAGATATTTTAAATTTCTGTTCACTTTGTGGGCGTTGTTCTGAAGTTTGTCCCGTGCAAATTCCTTTAGCTGATCTTATTCGCAAATTAAGATGTGATAAAATAGGACAAGGTAAAAATCCACCTTTAGGAGCAAATAATGTTCATCACAATGCCCTAGAAGCCTTTGCTTTTAAACAATTTAAAAATATCGCAACCAATGGCGATAAATGGCGTTTTTCACTTTCAAAAGCACATTATTTCAACTGGACGGTACAAAATTTCGCAAGCATTTTGCCTGTGATTAAAAAATGGCACGCTTTTAAAGAATTACCTCAAATTAAAATGGATCTTTATAAAGAAGTGCAAAAACTAGAAGGAGTAAGCTATGAGTAA
- a CDS encoding lactate utilization protein C has translation MSKIDEISSKSKANILEHLKKAYKETTFTRIESIDPVEHIQTTQDMLTEMKQKMSDNKYIVENATKDTLEEKINEIVAKYGFKSMIYGADLNLNLEQIKAEKKICFDKEIENLRSEVFHSDFSIIHARAGVSSHGVALIPSSKTQPRMLSLAPKLCIVLLKKENVVKSLSEALNLVKKENEILPTNILFIAGPSRTADIELITVFGVHGPQIAHIIIY, from the coding sequence ATGAGTAAAATCGATGAAATTTCAAGCAAAAGCAAAGCAAATATTTTAGAACATCTTAAAAAAGCTTACAAAGAAACAACTTTCACGCGCATTGAAAGTATAGATCCTGTAGAACATATCCAGACAACCCAAGATATGCTTACAGAAATGAAGCAAAAAATGAGCGATAACAAATACATCGTTGAAAATGCTACAAAAGATACCTTAGAAGAAAAAATCAATGAAATTGTCGCAAAATATGGCTTTAAAAGTATGATTTATGGAGCGGATTTAAATTTAAATTTAGAACAAATCAAAGCAGAAAAAAAGATTTGCTTTGATAAAGAAATCGAAAATTTAAGATCTGAAGTTTTTCATAGTGATTTTTCCATCATTCACGCAAGAGCAGGGGTAAGCTCTCACGGAGTTGCACTTATACCTTCAAGTAAAACCCAACCTAGAATGCTAAGCCTTGCACCTAAACTTTGCATAGTATTACTTAAAAAAGAAAATGTTGTTAAAAGTCTTAGCGAAGCTTTAAATTTAGTAAAAAAAGAAAATGAAATTTTACCTACTAATATCTTATTTATAGCAGGGCCTTCAAGAACAGCAGATATAGAACTTATCACTGTTTTTGGTGTTCATGGGCCACAAATTGCACATATTATTATTTACTGA
- a CDS encoding Cj0069 family protein, translating to MKKNIVFFEVKGGSDKGKDGYRKDTMPMVNALKAKGWNAEVIFFEVGKKDEIYKYVKENFDGYVSRINPGNLKEENEYFDMLRKLCADKLVGMPHPDAMIGYGAKDALTKLADTDLVPSDTYAYYDIKTFKENFPKSLAKGERVLKQNRGSTGEGIWRVSVEGNVSGDSLPLNTKIKCTEAKDNHVEHRELGEFMDFCEQYIIGDNGMLVDMTFLPRIKEGEIRLLMLYNTPVNVVHKKPAEDADAFSATLFSGAKYRYDKPEDWKTLVDMFLGELPKVREKLGNYDLPLIWTADFILDTDEKGNDKYVLGEINCSCVGFTSHLELADEVASNIINIVSKTKA from the coding sequence ATGAAAAAAAATATTGTTTTTTTCGAAGTTAAAGGTGGGAGTGATAAAGGTAAAGATGGTTATAGAAAAGATACTATGCCTATGGTAAATGCCTTAAAAGCTAAGGGTTGGAATGCTGAGGTGATTTTTTTTGAAGTGGGTAAAAAAGATGAAATTTACAAATATGTGAAAGAAAATTTTGATGGTTATGTTTCTCGCATCAATCCTGGCAATCTTAAAGAAGAAAATGAGTATTTTGATATGTTAAGAAAACTTTGTGCCGATAAGCTTGTAGGTATGCCTCATCCTGATGCTATGATAGGTTATGGTGCTAAAGATGCACTTACAAAATTAGCAGATACTGATCTTGTTCCAAGCGATACTTATGCTTACTATGATATTAAGACTTTTAAAGAAAATTTTCCAAAAAGTTTGGCTAAAGGTGAAAGGGTTTTAAAACAAAATCGTGGCTCTACAGGAGAGGGAATTTGGCGTGTGAGTGTAGAGGGTAATGTTAGTGGAGATAGTTTGCCTTTAAACACAAAAATCAAATGTACAGAAGCTAAGGATAATCATGTAGAACATAGAGAGCTTGGGGAATTTATGGATTTTTGTGAGCAATATATCATAGGTGATAATGGTATGCTTGTGGATATGACTTTTTTACCGCGCATTAAAGAAGGTGAAATCAGACTTTTAATGCTTTATAACACCCCTGTAAATGTAGTGCATAAAAAACCAGCCGAAGATGCTGATGCTTTTTCTGCTACGCTTTTTAGTGGGGCAAAATATCGCTATGATAAGCCAGAAGATTGGAAAACTTTGGTGGATATGTTTTTAGGCGAGCTTCCTAAGGTAAGGGAAAAATTAGGCAATTACGACTTACCATTGATTTGGACGGCTGATTTTATTTTAGATACTGATGAAAAGGGCAATGATAAATATGTTTTAGGCGAGATTAATTGTTCTTGTGTAGGTTTTACTTCTCATTTAGAACTTGCTGATGAAGTAGCTTCAAATATTATTAATATTGTAAGTAAAACTAAGGCTTAG
- a CDS encoding hemerythrin family protein: protein MHDTMIDIQHQKLFELAGKVEFMFDKPVYKDDVKALLAEFFNYMKDHFNDEEKYMKLIRYPDLEEHKRIHKEIIQSMIDLIKNIKSTNDLKEKLYTVSKKWLLEHILYEDMKVEQYRRSSLASEDDGEVSFEEVKEEKDDENAVYLYTCECVGQMHDVPFGIHQKIQLKGVKFKCKKCKEAIQFYKKYSENF from the coding sequence ATTCATGACACAATGATTGACATTCAACATCAAAAACTTTTTGAACTTGCAGGTAAAGTAGAGTTTATGTTTGATAAACCTGTTTACAAGGATGATGTAAAAGCTTTATTGGCTGAATTTTTTAACTACATGAAAGATCATTTTAATGATGAAGAAAAATACATGAAACTTATAAGATATCCTGACTTAGAAGAACATAAAAGAATTCATAAAGAAATCATTCAATCCATGATAGATCTTATTAAAAATATAAAGTCCACTAATGATTTAAAAGAGAAGCTTTACACAGTTTCTAAAAAATGGCTTTTAGAACATATACTTTATGAAGATATGAAAGTTGAACAATACAGAAGATCTTCTTTAGCTTCTGAAGATGATGGGGAAGTAAGCTTTGAAGAAGTCAAAGAAGAAAAAGATGATGAAAATGCAGTTTATCTTTATACATGTGAATGCGTAGGACAAATGCATGATGTACCTTTTGGAATTCATCAAAAAATTCAACTTAAGGGTGTAAAATTTAAATGTAAAAAATGTAAAGAAGCCATACAGTTTTATAAAAAATATTCAGAAAATTTCTAA
- a CDS encoding aspartate/glutamate racemase family protein translates to MKTIGIIGGMSFESTITYYKTINQAINDKLKSLNSAKILLYSVNFEEIENLQSQDKWQEAAQILTQCAKKLELAGANFIIIATNTMHKVFDEIQQNINIPILHIAKSSAKALKQENIQKIGLLGTKYTMTQDFYKKMLIEENISVITPSDEDIKIVNDIIFNELCKGEIKQDSKEKYLNIIKKLQEKGAKGVLLACTEIGLLISKNDTNIKIFDTSLIHALDAANEALKDL, encoded by the coding sequence ATGAAAACCATTGGTATTATAGGCGGAATGAGTTTTGAAAGCACTATTACTTATTATAAAACAATAAATCAAGCTATAAATGATAAATTAAAATCTTTAAATTCTGCAAAAATTTTACTTTACAGTGTTAATTTTGAAGAAATAGAAAATTTACAAAGCCAAGATAAATGGCAAGAAGCTGCACAAATTTTGACTCAATGTGCTAAAAAATTAGAACTTGCAGGGGCTAATTTTATAATAATTGCAACTAATACTATGCATAAGGTTTTTGATGAAATTCAACAAAATATAAATATCCCTATTTTACATATTGCAAAAAGTTCTGCTAAGGCTTTAAAACAAGAAAACATACAAAAAATTGGTTTATTGGGTACTAAATACACAATGACGCAGGATTTTTATAAAAAAATGCTGATTGAAGAAAATATTAGCGTTATTACTCCTAGTGATGAAGATATAAAAATCGTTAATGATATCATTTTTAATGAGCTTTGCAAAGGTGAAATCAAGCAAGATTCTAAAGAAAAATATTTAAATATTATAAAAAAACTACAAGAAAAAGGGGCAAAAGGAGTGCTTTTAGCTTGCACTGAAATTGGTTTATTAATATCCAAAAATGATACAAATATCAAAATTTTTGACACAAGCCTTATTCACGCCCTTGATGCTGCTAATGAAGCTTTAAAAGATTTATGA
- the cydA gene encoding cytochrome ubiquinol oxidase subunit I, whose protein sequence is MNELSSVDWSRAQFALTALYHFLFVPLTLGLSFMIAIMETIYVKTKNERWKKITKFWLSLFAINFAIGVATGIIMEFEFGTNWANYSWFVGDIFGAPLAVEGIMAFFLEATFFAVMFFGWDKVSKGFHLLSTWCVAIGSNLSAFWILVANGWMQYPVGMSFNPDTARNEMQNFFEVALSPVAISKFLHTIGSGYVISALFVMGISAWFMLKGRHIIEAKKSLVVGASFGLVCSIFLFFSGDESAYRVTQTQPMKLAAMEGVYQGEHRAGLVPFGILNPKKTIDNNESVFLFDITIPYALSILGNRDPNSFVPGIEDLIYGNESKGIEPMQNRIDRGKIAIQALKDYKLAKENNDTIAMANHKSILETHFKDFGYGYLEKPSDTIPPVALTFYSFHIMVALGSFFFLLFIVTLYLTMANDIEKFRKVLWVCLLSIPLGYIAAEAGWIVAEVGRQPWAIQDLLPVHIAATQLGKVNVQISFWIFAVLFTALLIAEVKIILAQIKKGFDAHVGHTPLMGKGEK, encoded by the coding sequence ATGAACGAACTTAGTAGCGTTGATTGGTCAAGAGCGCAGTTTGCCTTAACTGCACTTTATCATTTTTTGTTTGTGCCTTTAACCTTAGGCTTGTCTTTTATGATTGCTATCATGGAAACCATCTATGTAAAAACTAAAAATGAAAGATGGAAAAAAATCACCAAATTTTGGCTTTCATTATTTGCCATAAATTTTGCTATCGGTGTAGCTACAGGCATTATAATGGAATTTGAATTTGGAACAAACTGGGCAAATTATAGCTGGTTTGTGGGTGATATTTTTGGCGCACCTTTAGCGGTTGAAGGTATTATGGCATTTTTCTTAGAGGCTACTTTTTTTGCAGTTATGTTTTTTGGCTGGGATAAAGTAAGTAAGGGTTTTCACTTGCTTTCAACTTGGTGTGTGGCTATAGGAAGCAATCTTTCTGCTTTTTGGATTTTAGTGGCAAATGGTTGGATGCAATATCCTGTAGGAATGAGCTTTAACCCTGATACAGCAAGAAATGAAATGCAAAACTTTTTTGAAGTAGCGCTTTCTCCTGTAGCTATTTCAAAATTTTTACATACCATAGGCAGTGGTTATGTGATTTCAGCTTTATTTGTAATGGGAATTTCAGCTTGGTTTATGTTAAAGGGACGCCATATTATCGAGGCTAAAAAAAGCTTAGTTGTAGGAGCTAGTTTTGGTTTGGTTTGTTCAATCTTTTTATTTTTCAGTGGAGATGAAAGTGCTTATCGTGTAACTCAAACTCAACCTATGAAACTTGCAGCTATGGAAGGGGTTTATCAAGGCGAACATCGTGCAGGGCTTGTGCCTTTTGGAATTTTAAACCCTAAAAAAACCATAGATAATAACGAAAGTGTGTTTTTATTTGACATTACTATACCTTACGCTCTTTCTATACTAGGAAACCGTGATCCAAATTCTTTTGTTCCAGGAATTGAAGATTTGATCTATGGAAATGAAAGCAAAGGTATAGAACCTATGCAAAATCGTATCGATAGAGGAAAAATCGCTATACAAGCTCTAAAAGACTATAAACTTGCTAAAGAAAACAATGATACAATAGCTATGGCAAATCACAAATCCATTTTAGAAACTCATTTTAAAGATTTTGGTTATGGATATTTAGAAAAACCAAGCGATACTATTCCGCCTGTGGCTTTAACTTTTTATAGCTTTCATATCATGGTTGCTTTAGGAAGTTTTTTCTTTTTGCTTTTCATCGTTACACTTTATCTTACTATGGCAAATGATATTGAGAAATTTAGAAAAGTACTTTGGGTGTGTTTATTATCCATTCCATTGGGTTATATCGCCGCTGAAGCAGGTTGGATCGTTGCTGAAGTAGGCAGACAACCTTGGGCAATTCAAGACTTACTTCCTGTACATATCGCAGCAACACAACTTGGAAAAGTCAATGTTCAAATTTCATTTTGGATTTTTGCAGTGCTTTTTACAGCCTTATTGATTGCAGAAGTTAAAATCATACTTGCTCAGATTAAAAAAGGTTTTGACGCACATGTAGGACATACTCCACTTATGGGCAAAGGAGAAAAATAA
- a CDS encoding (Fe-S)-binding protein, whose protein sequence is MMKKVYFYATCLGTAAMQQSVLNAIKLLRREGIEVIFKKNQTCCAQPSFNSGYFDESREIALYNVDLFDKDYPIVVPSGSCAGMMSHDYKELFKNRPEFSKVKDFSSRVIELSQYLDEVLKVDYEDKGAPIKVTWHSNCHALRVQKSIQASKNLIKKLKNVELVELQYEEECCGFGGTFSVKEPEISNAMVRSKIKDIQNSGAKYLISGDGGCLLNIDGTMKRMGLDIKGMHLYDFLLKRLEGERL, encoded by the coding sequence ATGATGAAAAAGGTGTATTTTTACGCCACATGCTTAGGAACTGCTGCTATGCAACAAAGCGTTTTAAATGCAATAAAACTTTTAAGGCGTGAAGGTATTGAAGTGATTTTTAAAAAAAATCAAACCTGTTGTGCTCAACCTTCTTTTAACTCAGGTTATTTCGATGAAAGTCGTGAGATTGCTTTATATAATGTAGATTTATTTGATAAAGATTATCCCATCGTTGTGCCAAGTGGTTCTTGTGCGGGTATGATGAGTCATGACTATAAAGAACTTTTTAAAAACAGACCTGAATTTTCTAAAGTCAAAGATTTTAGCTCTAGGGTTATAGAACTTTCACAATACCTTGATGAAGTTTTAAAAGTAGATTATGAAGATAAAGGTGCACCTATAAAAGTAACTTGGCATTCTAATTGCCATGCTTTAAGAGTGCAAAAAAGCATACAAGCAAGTAAGAATCTTATCAAAAAACTAAAAAATGTAGAATTAGTAGAACTTCAATACGAAGAAGAATGCTGCGGTTTTGGCGGAACCTTTTCAGTAAAAGAGCCTGAAATTTCAAACGCTATGGTAAGAAGCAAAATCAAAGATATACAAAATAGCGGTGCAAAATATCTCATCAGTGGCGATGGAGGTTGTCTTTTAAATATAGATGGCACAATGAAAAGAATGGGTTTAGATATAAAAGGCATGCATTTATATGACTTTTTACTTAAACGCTTAGAAGGAGAAAGACTATGA
- the cydB gene encoding cytochrome d ubiquinol oxidase subunit II: MFFGLELEGLQIYWWLILSLLGGLLVFMFFVQGGQTLIDELSKDELEKTMLINSLGRKWELGFTTLVLFGGAAFAAFPLFYSTSFGGAYWAWLCILFCFILQAVAYEYRKKENNVYGSKTYEIFLKINGYLGVFLIGVALSSFFSGSEFILNEHNFVSWQNPLHGLELLLNPFNYLLGLALVFLARLLGAAYFINNINDENIKIRAMKKLMINSILFLPFFLGFLAWIFLKDGFSVDVNGVVSMSANLYLYNFLNQMIFAILLAIGVILVLLGMVQGAKGCSKAIFTLGLGTVLTVFALLSSIGLGQSAFYPSLSDLQSSLTLKNASSSYYTLSVMAYVSLLVSFVLAYIIYVWNAMDKVKITREEIANDDHAY, translated from the coding sequence ATGTTTTTTGGTTTAGAACTTGAAGGTTTGCAAATTTATTGGTGGTTGATTTTAAGTTTGCTCGGCGGACTTTTAGTTTTTATGTTTTTTGTCCAAGGTGGACAGACTTTAATCGATGAGCTTAGCAAGGATGAGCTTGAAAAAACCATGCTAATCAATTCTTTAGGGCGTAAATGGGAGCTTGGTTTTACAACTCTCGTACTTTTTGGCGGAGCAGCTTTTGCAGCTTTTCCACTTTTTTATAGTACAAGTTTTGGCGGAGCTTATTGGGCTTGGCTTTGTATTTTATTTTGTTTTATTTTACAAGCTGTGGCTTATGAGTATCGTAAAAAAGAAAATAATGTTTATGGCTCTAAAACCTATGAAATTTTTCTTAAAATCAATGGATATTTAGGGGTATTTTTAATCGGAGTTGCCTTAAGTAGCTTTTTTAGCGGTTCTGAATTTATCTTAAATGAGCATAATTTTGTTTCTTGGCAAAATCCTTTGCACGGCTTAGAACTTTTACTTAATCCTTTTAATTATCTCTTAGGCTTAGCTTTAGTATTTTTAGCAAGGCTTTTAGGCGCAGCGTATTTTATAAACAATATCAATGATGAGAATATCAAAATAAGAGCTATGAAAAAACTTATGATCAATAGCATTTTGTTTTTACCTTTTTTCTTAGGTTTTTTAGCGTGGATTTTCTTAAAAGATGGTTTTAGTGTAGATGTAAATGGAGTTGTAAGCATGAGTGCGAATTTGTATTTATATAATTTCTTAAATCAAATGATTTTTGCTATCTTGCTTGCTATCGGTGTGATTTTAGTGCTTTTAGGTATGGTTCAAGGAGCAAAAGGTTGCTCTAAAGCTATTTTTACCCTAGGACTTGGAACGGTTTTAACAGTTTTTGCTTTATTATCAAGCATTGGTTTAGGTCAAAGTGCTTTTTACCCATCTTTAAGTGATTTGCAAAGTTCTTTAACTTTAAAAAATGCAAGTTCAAGCTATTATACTCTAAGCGTCATGGCTTATGTGTCTTTACTTGTATCTTTTGTTTTAGCTTATATTATCTATGTTTGGAATGCAATGGATAAAGTAAAAATCACACGCGAAGAAATCGCAAATGATGATCACGCATATTAA